One genomic region from Chthonomonas calidirosea T49 encodes:
- a CDS encoding dihydrolipoamide acetyltransferase family protein: protein MAQLIVMPQLGNTMEEGTILRWLKAEGEEVRKGEPLLEVETDKASMEVEAEADGVLLKILAQPNTTVPIRQPIAIVGAPGEDVSSLLSSELRQSSVLSVEAAVPASVASVAEPSASVIAEGGSLRISPRARRLAEAKGVPLAALEGRGSGPEGRIIERDVQAYLAAELQVSAPRPPRFTPLAARLADDLGVAADVVAAASSGSRVRSDDVRRHVEARQSQPSSAEQTQDFEEIPLAGMRRRIADNMVRSAFSAPHVTLVTEVDMSACSELRSRLLPEVERIYGVRLSFTDMLVKAVARALEEHPRLNATLQGDVIRLHKSKNIGVAVALEEGLVVPVLKHVESLTLGQVAAQLKPLIERVRSGKFSPEDVSDGTFTITNLGPFHVDSFNPILVPGQAAILGVGRIQEKPVVRNGAIEVRPCMNLCLSFDHRQVDGAPAALFLQRLCEILESPYSLLI, encoded by the coding sequence ATGGCACAGCTGATCGTGATGCCCCAGCTTGGCAATACCATGGAGGAGGGTACTATCCTTCGTTGGCTGAAAGCAGAGGGTGAAGAGGTTCGTAAAGGTGAGCCGTTGTTAGAGGTGGAGACCGACAAGGCCTCTATGGAGGTAGAAGCAGAGGCCGACGGCGTTCTGTTGAAGATTCTCGCTCAACCTAACACCACCGTTCCCATTCGCCAGCCTATTGCCATTGTGGGCGCACCTGGGGAGGACGTCTCTTCCCTCCTCTCCTCAGAGCTGCGGCAAAGCAGCGTTCTATCTGTAGAGGCAGCCGTACCAGCATCGGTCGCTTCCGTAGCCGAGCCCTCTGCTTCCGTGATTGCTGAGGGTGGGTCGCTGCGCATCTCTCCGAGAGCGCGACGCCTTGCTGAGGCGAAGGGCGTACCGCTTGCAGCGTTAGAGGGGCGTGGTTCTGGGCCGGAGGGGCGCATCATCGAGCGCGATGTGCAGGCCTATCTTGCCGCGGAGTTGCAAGTGTCCGCGCCGCGTCCACCACGATTTACCCCTCTTGCGGCTCGCCTCGCCGACGACTTGGGCGTAGCTGCCGATGTCGTGGCTGCGGCGTCCTCTGGATCCCGTGTACGCAGCGACGACGTTAGGCGCCATGTGGAGGCCCGGCAGAGCCAACCCTCCTCAGCAGAGCAGACCCAAGATTTTGAGGAGATTCCGTTGGCTGGCATGCGGCGCCGCATTGCCGATAACATGGTGCGCTCTGCCTTTTCCGCCCCTCATGTTACTCTAGTTACCGAGGTAGATATGAGCGCATGTTCGGAGCTTCGCAGCCGCCTTTTGCCGGAAGTAGAGCGCATTTACGGAGTGCGCCTATCGTTTACCGATATGTTGGTCAAGGCGGTGGCACGCGCTCTCGAGGAGCATCCGCGCCTCAACGCCACGCTGCAAGGCGATGTTATCCGCCTGCATAAGTCAAAAAACATCGGCGTGGCCGTTGCACTGGAAGAGGGTCTGGTAGTGCCCGTCTTAAAGCATGTTGAGAGTTTGACACTCGGACAGGTGGCGGCACAACTAAAGCCTCTCATCGAACGTGTGCGCAGCGGAAAGTTCAGCCCGGAGGATGTAAGCGACGGAACGTTCACCATTACCAATCTCGGTCCGTTTCATGTGGATAGCTTCAACCCGATTCTTGTACCGGGACAGGCGGCCATACTTGGAGTCGGGCGCATTCAGGAAAAGCCGGTGGTTCGCAATGGAGCCATCGAGGTTCGACCATGTATGAATCTCTGTCTCTCGTTCGACCATCGTCAGGTAGACGGTGCGCCGGCGGCCCTGTTCCTTCAGCGGCTCTGTGAAATCCTCGAATCGCCCTACAGCCTGCTCATTTAG
- a CDS encoding peptidase MA, whose product MWLDRAISWTRCILTSIFGVGFCYLLFSVQAARADLIFDSNTPHKEIWQQVYDSLPSALKTQKAVVVEVVSAKTMQQLFEKTMGQPCSDVVDGCYYSGGDRIDADATILLLDTLQGDRARMVFAHEYGHFVWDQLLTSAERDAYKAVWQRQLRKHCLVSTYASTSVEEGFAEAFSAYVCARQKLDTCDVLSEKFLNKLVSRRTDPSQVATSS is encoded by the coding sequence ATGTGGTTAGACAGGGCGATAAGCTGGACGAGGTGCATCCTCACTAGCATTTTTGGGGTCGGCTTTTGCTATCTACTGTTCAGTGTACAGGCTGCCCGCGCTGATCTCATTTTCGACTCGAATACGCCTCATAAGGAGATTTGGCAGCAGGTCTACGATTCGCTTCCAAGCGCTTTAAAGACTCAAAAAGCGGTGGTGGTAGAGGTGGTATCAGCCAAGACAATGCAGCAACTGTTTGAGAAGACGATGGGGCAGCCCTGTTCGGATGTGGTAGACGGTTGTTACTATTCGGGAGGGGATCGTATTGATGCCGATGCCACAATCCTGCTCCTAGATACCCTTCAGGGCGATCGAGCACGCATGGTTTTCGCCCACGAGTACGGCCATTTCGTTTGGGATCAGCTTCTTACTTCGGCGGAGCGCGACGCTTACAAGGCCGTGTGGCAGCGGCAGCTTCGGAAGCACTGTTTAGTAAGCACCTATGCCTCGACCTCGGTGGAGGAGGGTTTTGCCGAGGCTTTTTCGGCGTATGTATGTGCACGTCAAAAACTCGATACCTGCGACGTGCTTTCCGAGAAGTTCCTCAACAAGCTGGTTTCACGAAGAACCGATCCATCACAAGTGGCTACCTCCTCTTAG
- the pcrA gene encoding DNA helicase PcrA, translating into MDETVKPAEPPFSQPDANSEAQQATQERLLQGLNPVQREAVLHAEGPLLLFAGAGSGKTRVLTHRIAYLTAVRRVPPQRILAVTFTNKAAKEMKERLDHLVGGKVGKKLWVGTFHAICARLLREFAPEAGLSHEFVVYDDSDQVSLVKECLRAINLDESKFPPRTMLDRISRAKESLIPPEEWDKHYSGYLEEIAGRIYRLYQQKLRQNNALDFDDLLTETVRLLQNNTGVLQHLQDRWRYLLVDEYQDVNLVQYLLLKLLAQKHRNLCVVGDDDQSIYSWRGADVNLILRFEKDYPDAKVLKLEQNYRSTRRILDAAYAVVSNNKGRKEKRLWTENPEGPPLTKYEAATERLEAEWVVNTITMQVQSGKRKWSDFAVLYRTNAQSRVLEEMLRAWAVPYRIVGGLRFYDRKEIKDALAYLRVVHNPNDSVSLKRIINVPARGIGNTTLAKLEAETLLAGSSLWEVLGNEQVLTEFNTRTRKNLSEFRELILGLRALRDTLSVHDLLKTTLERSGYLQALHEENSLEAQGRLENLAELLQAAVEFEATTESPTLAAFLESTALVSDIDSLEEGVPAVTLMTLHAAKGLEFPVVFLTGLEEGVFPHMRSLEKSEQLEEERRLCYVGITRAKEELYLSCARQRSQFLGTAYNPPSRFLKEIPETLFAFNKKPCSRSSLSTFDPDREAGGMPSRLWQEGPRPPSEAVRQQGEAFYRAGQRVRHPQFGEGVVLRVSGEGDDAIIEIAFPNVGPRRLMLSYAKLERVR; encoded by the coding sequence ATGGATGAAACCGTAAAACCGGCAGAACCCCCTTTTTCACAACCCGATGCGAACTCGGAGGCCCAACAGGCTACGCAGGAACGACTGCTGCAAGGGCTGAACCCCGTTCAACGTGAGGCTGTTTTGCACGCTGAGGGGCCTCTGCTGCTCTTTGCCGGAGCGGGCAGCGGTAAAACGCGTGTCCTGACCCACCGTATCGCCTATCTTACCGCTGTGCGTAGGGTGCCGCCTCAGCGCATTCTGGCCGTTACCTTTACCAATAAAGCTGCGAAAGAGATGAAAGAGCGCCTCGATCACCTCGTGGGAGGAAAGGTGGGCAAGAAGCTATGGGTGGGCACTTTCCATGCCATCTGTGCACGCCTCCTGCGCGAGTTTGCCCCAGAGGCCGGCCTCTCTCACGAGTTCGTGGTCTACGACGATAGCGACCAAGTGAGCCTGGTAAAGGAGTGTCTGCGCGCTATCAACCTTGATGAAAGTAAGTTTCCACCGCGTACGATGCTCGACCGGATCAGTCGAGCAAAAGAAAGTCTGATTCCGCCGGAAGAGTGGGATAAACACTATTCGGGCTATCTTGAGGAGATCGCTGGGCGCATCTATAGGCTCTATCAACAGAAACTGCGCCAAAATAACGCCCTCGATTTTGATGATCTGTTAACCGAAACAGTCCGTTTGCTTCAAAACAATACGGGCGTGCTTCAGCATCTACAAGACCGTTGGCGCTATCTCCTGGTGGACGAGTACCAGGATGTTAACCTCGTTCAGTATCTGCTCTTAAAGCTGCTGGCACAGAAGCACCGAAACCTTTGTGTGGTGGGCGACGATGATCAGTCCATCTATAGCTGGCGCGGAGCCGATGTGAACCTGATCCTGCGCTTTGAGAAGGACTACCCAGACGCGAAGGTGCTGAAGCTAGAGCAGAACTATCGCTCTACACGCCGTATCCTTGATGCGGCCTATGCGGTTGTAAGCAACAACAAGGGGCGCAAAGAGAAGCGGCTATGGACGGAAAACCCTGAAGGGCCGCCGCTCACGAAATACGAGGCGGCCACCGAGCGCCTGGAAGCGGAGTGGGTGGTGAATACCATCACCATGCAGGTGCAAAGCGGAAAAAGAAAGTGGTCGGATTTTGCGGTGCTCTATCGCACCAATGCCCAATCGCGTGTATTAGAGGAGATGCTACGGGCTTGGGCGGTACCCTATCGCATCGTGGGTGGACTGCGCTTTTACGACCGCAAAGAGATCAAAGATGCCCTCGCCTATCTTCGCGTTGTCCATAACCCCAACGACAGCGTAAGCTTGAAGCGGATCATCAATGTGCCCGCACGCGGCATCGGAAATACAACGCTAGCAAAACTAGAGGCGGAGACCCTTCTTGCCGGTTCTAGCCTATGGGAAGTTCTAGGAAATGAGCAGGTGCTCACTGAGTTCAACACACGTACCCGCAAGAATCTCTCTGAGTTTCGAGAGCTTATTCTAGGGCTACGGGCATTACGCGACACGCTGAGCGTACACGACCTACTTAAAACGACGCTGGAACGTTCTGGCTATCTGCAGGCGCTCCATGAGGAGAACTCGTTGGAGGCTCAGGGACGGCTGGAAAACCTGGCGGAGCTTTTGCAGGCGGCTGTCGAGTTTGAAGCCACCACCGAATCGCCCACTCTTGCCGCTTTCTTGGAGAGCACGGCACTTGTCTCCGATATAGACAGTTTGGAGGAGGGGGTGCCTGCTGTAACCCTCATGACCCTGCATGCGGCAAAAGGGCTTGAGTTTCCAGTGGTCTTCCTTACCGGTTTGGAGGAGGGCGTCTTTCCTCATATGCGCTCGTTAGAAAAGAGCGAGCAGCTTGAGGAGGAGCGTCGTCTCTGTTACGTGGGCATAACACGGGCGAAAGAGGAGTTGTATCTAAGTTGTGCTCGCCAACGTTCCCAGTTTCTGGGCACCGCCTATAACCCGCCATCGCGTTTCTTAAAGGAGATTCCCGAAACGCTTTTTGCCTTCAACAAAAAGCCATGCAGCCGTTCCTCGCTCTCCACGTTTGACCCCGATCGAGAGGCGGGAGGCATGCCTAGCCGTCTTTGGCAGGAGGGGCCGCGCCCTCCAAGTGAGGCCGTACGACAGCAAGGAGAGGCTTTCTACCGAGCGGGACAGCGAGTGCGGCATCCCCAGTTCGGTGAAGGAGTCGTGCTACGGGTGAGCGGAGAGGGCGACGATGCCATCATCGAGATCGCGTTTCCCAACGTGGGTCCGCGCAGGTTGATGCTTTCCTATGCAAAGCTAGAAAGGGTTCGTTGA
- a CDS encoding VIT1/CCC1 transporter family protein has product MAGKEKVITALRAAWQREIEAARLYRLLAEQLQDERRGQLLLRLARAEEEHAQRFADRILALGGVPPSESLEPTSAQRFLVQTLGVEATLRRIEAEEQRNARLFAHHAQALQEDAESHALFRQIEDEEEQHTLLLQQLKTREEPRTRLEAILKGERWHATTGSWIGDAIYGLNDGLGAVFGVVSGMAGAAGGGRVVLVAGLIAMLASALSMGASAFMAAKSEREVYQAEMGREKQEIEQSPEHEKEELALIYQLKGFSEQEAVAMTERLAAQPEQFLKTMAQEELGLSEARFPNPFVAALTATASTAIGGFIPVIPFLFTHGNAAVLWAAVIGMAAHFAVGAAKSMVTARSWWKSGLEMTLIAVLCGVTTYALGRLFHIG; this is encoded by the coding sequence ATGGCCGGCAAGGAAAAGGTAATTACGGCGTTACGGGCAGCCTGGCAACGCGAGATAGAGGCTGCCCGCCTCTATCGCCTGCTTGCCGAACAGCTGCAAGACGAGCGGCGTGGGCAGCTGCTTCTGCGCCTCGCCCGCGCGGAGGAGGAGCATGCGCAGCGCTTTGCCGACCGTATTCTTGCCTTGGGCGGTGTCCCCCCTTCCGAAAGCTTGGAGCCGACGTCGGCCCAGCGCTTTCTTGTGCAGACTTTGGGAGTGGAGGCGACGCTGCGTCGCATTGAGGCTGAAGAGCAGCGCAATGCACGGCTTTTTGCTCACCACGCGCAGGCCCTTCAGGAGGATGCCGAATCGCACGCCCTTTTTCGGCAAATAGAGGATGAAGAGGAGCAGCACACCCTGCTTCTCCAACAGCTCAAAACGCGTGAAGAGCCACGCACTCGGCTCGAGGCCATTCTCAAAGGGGAGCGCTGGCATGCGACTACAGGGAGTTGGATAGGCGATGCTATCTACGGATTGAACGACGGGCTAGGTGCCGTATTTGGGGTGGTGAGCGGAATGGCGGGCGCGGCCGGAGGTGGGCGTGTCGTACTAGTGGCTGGTCTTATCGCTATGCTAGCCTCCGCCCTTTCGATGGGAGCCAGTGCCTTTATGGCGGCCAAATCGGAGCGGGAGGTCTACCAGGCGGAGATGGGGCGGGAGAAGCAGGAGATCGAGCAGTCGCCAGAGCATGAGAAAGAGGAGCTGGCGCTTATCTATCAACTGAAGGGCTTCTCCGAGCAAGAGGCCGTTGCCATGACCGAGCGGCTAGCTGCCCAGCCGGAGCAGTTTTTGAAAACGATGGCGCAAGAGGAGTTGGGGCTGAGTGAGGCGCGCTTTCCAAACCCCTTCGTTGCAGCTCTAACGGCCACCGCCTCCACGGCTATCGGAGGCTTTATTCCGGTTATTCCTTTTCTGTTTACCCATGGTAATGCGGCAGTGCTTTGGGCAGCTGTCATCGGCATGGCGGCTCACTTCGCCGTAGGTGCGGCCAAAAGCATGGTGACGGCGCGCTCGTGGTGGAAAAGCGGCTTGGAGATGACCCTCATCGCCGTTCTCTGCGGCGTTACAACCTATGCGCTCGGTCGCCTGTTTCATATTGGGTAG
- a CDS encoding FtsB family cell division protein — protein MPTRECVSSNLVQKNASPQVKAGKLLPALMLLLFCVLCTWLGLMASAPYSSAKQWHEANEKLYQQLQTLRLQNQRRELELQALQTPAGIERAARELGYLRPNEYTLRLPSNSGAP, from the coding sequence GTGCCAACGAGAGAGTGTGTATCGTCAAATCTGGTTCAAAAGAATGCCTCCCCGCAGGTAAAAGCAGGAAAGCTGCTGCCAGCCCTGATGCTGCTCCTTTTTTGCGTCCTCTGCACCTGGCTCGGACTAATGGCATCGGCACCCTACTCGTCCGCAAAACAGTGGCATGAGGCCAATGAGAAGCTCTATCAACAGCTGCAAACGCTGCGCCTACAAAATCAACGGCGCGAGTTGGAACTTCAGGCACTACAGACTCCTGCCGGCATCGAGCGAGCCGCACGCGAACTTGGCTACCTCCGCCCAAACGAGTATACGCTCCGCCTCCCCTCCAATTCAGGTGCGCCTTAG
- the eno gene encoding phosphopyruvate hydratase, whose product MGLIIDDIIAREILDSRGNPTVEVDVYLEDGSMGRAAVPSGASTGTYEAVELRDGDKTRYGGKGVLTAVENVNERICPELVDMDATNQRAIDMRLIELDGSPNKANLGANAILGVSLAVAKAVANSLDIPLYQYIGGVGACTLPVPMMNILNGGKHADSNVDLQEFMVMPVGAETFSEALRMGSEVFHALRDVLKKEGISAGYGDEGGFAPNLKSNEQAIEIIVQAITKAGYEPGGDFYIALDPASSEFYHDGKYVLKGEGKTLTSAEMVEYYARLVDRYPIISIEDGLAEDDWEGWKLLTERLGGHVQLVGDDLFVTNTARLRRGIGEGCANSILIKLNQIGTLTETLEAIEVAKRAGYTAIISHRSGETEDATIADVAVAANTGQIKTGAPNRTDRVAKYNQLLRIESMLEDAAIYPGRSAFYNLK is encoded by the coding sequence ATGGGCTTGATCATTGACGACATCATCGCTCGCGAGATCCTCGATTCCCGTGGCAACCCCACCGTTGAAGTGGATGTCTATCTGGAAGACGGCTCGATGGGCCGAGCTGCTGTGCCCTCCGGTGCCTCCACAGGAACGTATGAGGCCGTAGAGCTTCGTGATGGAGACAAAACGCGCTACGGCGGCAAAGGGGTGCTTACTGCCGTAGAGAACGTAAACGAGCGGATTTGCCCCGAACTGGTAGATATGGACGCGACGAATCAGCGCGCCATAGACATGCGCCTTATCGAGTTAGACGGCAGCCCCAATAAGGCCAATTTGGGCGCCAACGCTATTCTCGGTGTCTCTTTAGCGGTGGCCAAAGCGGTGGCCAATAGCCTTGACATCCCGCTCTACCAGTACATTGGTGGGGTGGGCGCTTGCACGCTTCCCGTCCCTATGATGAACATTTTGAACGGTGGCAAGCACGCTGATAGCAACGTGGACCTCCAAGAGTTCATGGTAATGCCTGTAGGTGCCGAGACCTTTTCCGAGGCCTTGCGCATGGGGAGTGAGGTGTTTCATGCGTTGCGCGACGTGCTGAAGAAAGAAGGCATCTCCGCCGGCTATGGCGATGAGGGAGGTTTTGCTCCTAACCTCAAGAGCAACGAGCAAGCCATCGAGATCATCGTGCAGGCCATCACGAAAGCTGGGTATGAACCTGGAGGCGACTTTTACATCGCTCTAGACCCCGCCTCCTCTGAGTTCTATCACGATGGAAAATATGTGCTTAAAGGAGAAGGGAAAACGCTTACGAGTGCCGAAATGGTGGAGTACTACGCGCGTCTGGTAGACCGTTACCCGATTATTTCCATCGAGGACGGCCTAGCGGAGGACGACTGGGAGGGATGGAAACTCCTTACAGAGCGATTAGGTGGCCACGTTCAGCTCGTTGGCGATGACCTTTTTGTTACCAACACGGCGCGACTGCGCCGCGGTATTGGAGAGGGATGTGCCAACTCCATTCTGATCAAGCTGAACCAGATCGGCACCCTCACCGAAACCCTCGAAGCCATCGAGGTTGCCAAGCGAGCCGGCTATACGGCCATCATCTCGCACCGATCTGGGGAAACAGAGGATGCTACCATCGCCGATGTGGCCGTGGCCGCTAACACGGGTCAGATCAAAACCGGTGCCCCCAACCGCACCGACCGCGTGGCAAAGTATAACCAACTGCTTCGTATCGAAAGTATGCTTGAAGATGCGGCCATCTATCCGGGTCGCAGCGCCTTCTATAACCTGAAATAA
- a CDS encoding carboxyl transferase domain-containing protein, translated as MQRLSTQVQAQSAEFQENRAHNLALVAQLREALERVKQGGGPEAVAKHRARGKMTARERIEALLDPNTPFLELSPLAAWEMYDGEAPSAGIVTGIGLVSGRECVIVANDATVKGGTYFPITVKKHLRAQEIARENHLPCIYLVDSGGAFLPLQAEVFPDRNHFGRIFYNQAQMSAMGIPQIAAVMGSCTAGGAYVPAMADQAVIVRGTGTIFLGGPPLVRAATGEVVDAEELGGADVHTRLSGVADYLAENDADALRIVREIVEGLPAPQTPVLDYTSPEEPYYDPQELYGIVPRDIRQPFEIREVIARIVDGSRFHEFKPRFGPTIVCGFARWMGFLVGIIANNGVLFSESAQKATHFIELCCQRRIPLVFLQNITGFMVGKRYEQEGIARHGAKMVMAVACAQVPMFTVIIGGSFGAGNYGMCGRAYSPRLLWMWPNARISVMGGQQAADVLLQIKKDQLAARGQTMPEEEAEAFKRPILESYEREGNPYYSTARLWDDGILDPIHTRVAVGLGLAAARYAPIPPTRFGVFRM; from the coding sequence GTGCAACGGTTATCAACACAGGTTCAGGCACAAAGCGCGGAATTTCAGGAGAATCGAGCCCACAACCTGGCCCTTGTGGCTCAACTGAGGGAGGCGTTGGAGCGAGTAAAACAGGGTGGTGGACCGGAGGCGGTGGCCAAGCATCGCGCACGAGGCAAAATGACGGCTCGCGAGCGCATTGAAGCGCTACTCGACCCAAACACACCCTTTCTCGAGCTCAGCCCGTTGGCCGCTTGGGAGATGTACGACGGAGAGGCACCCTCCGCAGGGATCGTAACCGGAATCGGTCTGGTAAGTGGGCGCGAGTGCGTGATAGTGGCCAACGATGCCACCGTGAAAGGAGGCACCTACTTCCCTATTACGGTAAAGAAGCACCTTCGCGCCCAAGAGATCGCGCGCGAAAACCACCTGCCGTGCATCTACCTCGTCGATTCTGGTGGGGCCTTCCTTCCGCTTCAGGCCGAGGTGTTTCCCGACCGCAACCATTTTGGACGTATCTTCTACAATCAGGCGCAGATGTCGGCGATGGGCATTCCCCAGATCGCCGCCGTTATGGGCAGTTGCACGGCGGGCGGGGCTTATGTGCCCGCAATGGCCGACCAGGCGGTCATCGTACGAGGCACCGGAACCATCTTTCTGGGCGGCCCCCCTTTGGTACGTGCAGCTACTGGCGAGGTGGTAGATGCCGAGGAGCTTGGCGGTGCCGATGTGCACACGCGCTTAAGCGGTGTGGCCGACTACCTCGCCGAAAACGACGCCGATGCCCTTCGCATCGTAAGGGAGATTGTGGAGGGACTGCCGGCTCCGCAAACCCCTGTGCTAGACTACACATCCCCTGAAGAGCCTTATTACGACCCGCAGGAGCTTTACGGCATCGTGCCCAGAGACATTCGCCAGCCCTTCGAGATTCGGGAAGTCATCGCCCGAATTGTAGATGGAAGCCGCTTTCACGAGTTCAAGCCGCGTTTTGGCCCGACCATCGTCTGCGGCTTCGCCCGTTGGATGGGGTTTTTAGTGGGGATCATCGCCAATAACGGCGTGCTCTTTTCCGAAAGCGCTCAGAAGGCCACGCACTTCATCGAACTCTGCTGCCAACGGCGCATTCCCCTGGTCTTTCTTCAAAATATAACGGGGTTCATGGTGGGAAAACGTTATGAGCAGGAGGGCATTGCCCGCCATGGCGCGAAGATGGTGATGGCGGTGGCCTGTGCACAGGTGCCCATGTTCACCGTGATCATCGGTGGCTCGTTTGGAGCTGGCAACTACGGCATGTGCGGACGCGCCTACAGCCCTCGCCTGCTATGGATGTGGCCAAACGCCCGCATCTCGGTGATGGGCGGCCAACAGGCGGCCGACGTGCTGCTTCAGATCAAAAAAGACCAACTTGCCGCACGCGGGCAGACGATGCCGGAAGAGGAGGCTGAGGCCTTCAAACGCCCCATTCTCGAATCCTACGAGCGCGAGGGAAACCCCTACTATAGCACGGCTCGCCTCTGGGACGATGGCATTCTTGACCCAATACACACCCGGGTCGCTGTAGGATTGGGGCTAGCTGCAGCGCGTTACGCCCCCATTCCACCCACTCGCTTTGGTGTTTTTAGAATGTAG
- a CDS encoding ComEA family DNA-binding protein has protein sequence METITRRQWIGIGLLLAMLAFGVAWFSVRELHPEANRLSIQGMPSRVGSSPTPSTENPLGAPTASPGRIAVHVAGAVKHPGVYYLPIGARNLDALKAAGGPTAQANTDAVNLAAYAQDASQLYIPTKAALGTGTSFDANAQGASETVSNETGGHSHGHRGGRANKLRSPSEGQVGLNTADAEELERVPGIGPSLAARILAFRQQNGPFQRLEDLMQVSGIGPKKFAKMRPFLRLH, from the coding sequence GTGGAAACGATAACGCGACGGCAATGGATAGGGATCGGGCTGTTATTGGCCATGCTGGCTTTTGGCGTAGCGTGGTTTTCGGTGCGCGAGCTGCACCCGGAAGCCAATCGCTTATCGATACAAGGCATGCCGAGCCGGGTCGGCTCTTCGCCCACACCGTCCACCGAAAACCCTTTAGGAGCGCCAACGGCCTCTCCCGGCCGCATTGCGGTCCATGTGGCCGGAGCGGTGAAGCATCCTGGAGTCTACTATCTGCCGATAGGCGCCCGCAACCTAGATGCACTTAAGGCCGCCGGAGGGCCGACGGCGCAAGCGAACACGGATGCTGTAAACCTGGCGGCCTACGCTCAGGATGCCTCTCAGCTCTATATTCCCACGAAGGCCGCGCTCGGCACCGGCACGTCTTTCGATGCAAACGCGCAAGGGGCCAGTGAAACGGTCTCGAATGAGACTGGAGGCCATTCTCATGGCCATCGCGGTGGTAGGGCAAATAAGCTAAGGTCGCCTTCAGAGGGACAGGTGGGCCTTAATACGGCCGATGCGGAGGAGCTAGAGCGCGTGCCGGGCATTGGTCCGTCGCTCGCGGCCCGCATCCTCGCTTTTCGGCAGCAAAACGGCCCCTTTCAACGACTGGAAGATCTCATGCAGGTTTCGGGCATTGGCCCCAAAAAGTTCGCCAAAATGCGCCCTTTTCTACGTCTGCATTGA
- a CDS encoding Gfo/Idh/MocA family protein, whose product MRLIQAGVGGFGSSWIYTARECEGFEHVALVDTNLGALRAAGEIAGVPPERQFTTVEEALSKVEADGFIDCTPAPCHHATTTTALRAGLHVLCEKPLADSMAAAQDMVRVADECHRVLMVTQQYRYYDQPRCIRNLLVEGHIGQLDHLVVEFQIQGLLFGWRQTMRHPFLLDMAIHHFDLMRYFLGCNAVRVQAMTWNPPVSNTRGDMCAFVWIEFENGVRVNYSGSFASPGCDTGWNGRWTFTGSRGSIVWNPRDDWGPIRLFRQNADLSQYTEQHFFTPLPELWGEPIWAPPIGAAGHHYDLYHWRACIEAGVEPETSGRDNLNTLALTFAAMQAADTGSVVEVRSIYQAETTPSMQT is encoded by the coding sequence ATGCGATTGATACAAGCCGGAGTGGGCGGCTTCGGTAGTTCATGGATATATACCGCGCGAGAGTGCGAGGGCTTCGAGCATGTGGCCCTTGTAGATACCAATTTGGGCGCCCTGCGCGCCGCCGGTGAGATCGCCGGCGTGCCACCAGAACGGCAGTTCACAACAGTGGAGGAAGCTCTGTCAAAGGTAGAGGCCGACGGCTTTATTGACTGCACCCCGGCTCCGTGCCACCACGCCACAACCACAACAGCCCTTCGAGCTGGGCTGCATGTGCTGTGCGAAAAGCCTCTGGCCGATTCGATGGCCGCTGCACAGGATATGGTTCGAGTGGCAGACGAGTGCCATCGTGTGCTGATGGTGACCCAGCAGTACCGCTACTACGATCAGCCGCGTTGCATCCGCAACCTTCTTGTAGAGGGGCATATCGGACAACTTGACCATCTTGTGGTGGAGTTCCAGATTCAGGGACTGCTTTTCGGTTGGCGCCAAACCATGCGCCATCCCTTCCTGCTCGACATGGCCATTCACCATTTCGACCTCATGCGCTACTTCCTGGGCTGTAACGCTGTGCGCGTGCAGGCCATGACCTGGAACCCGCCCGTGAGCAATACCCGAGGAGATATGTGCGCTTTTGTGTGGATCGAGTTCGAGAACGGTGTCCGCGTGAACTATTCCGGCTCCTTTGCCTCTCCGGGATGTGATACGGGTTGGAATGGCCGCTGGACTTTCACCGGTTCGCGCGGCTCCATCGTTTGGAACCCAAGAGACGACTGGGGCCCGATTCGGCTCTTCCGCCAAAATGCCGACCTATCTCAATACACCGAACAGCACTTCTTTACTCCCTTGCCGGAGCTTTGGGGAGAGCCCATTTGGGCGCCGCCGATCGGGGCTGCCGGACACCATTATGACCTCTACCATTGGCGCGCCTGCATTGAGGCGGGGGTGGAACCGGAGACGAGCGGCCGCGATAACCTGAACACCCTTGCCCTCACCTTCGCCGCCATGCAGGCTGCCGACACAGGGAGCGTTGTGGAGGTGCGTTCTATCTATCAAGCCGAGACGACGCCCTCAATGCAGACGTAG